The following proteins are encoded in a genomic region of Bernardetia sp. MNP-M8:
- a CDS encoding gliding motility lipoprotein GldH, with protein MKFIKSVFPVITLAVLFLFSSCDENNIYRNHEDVNSVGFKWNMSDEKTYKVNVEEAGMYDISIELRHGIAIPYQNLLLTLTYETPDGKASEEKVDFTLRDAGGRAVGEGVGETYDTRQVVMSNSELEKGTYTFKIKHAMPKQDPINPVLEVGLVVDKVKK; from the coding sequence ATGAAATTTATCAAATCTGTTTTTCCAGTCATTACATTAGCTGTTTTGTTTTTATTTTCTTCTTGTGATGAAAACAATATTTATAGAAATCATGAAGACGTAAATTCGGTAGGTTTTAAGTGGAATATGAGCGATGAGAAAACCTATAAAGTAAATGTAGAAGAAGCAGGAATGTATGATATTTCGATAGAATTACGTCACGGAATAGCCATTCCTTATCAAAACCTTTTACTTACACTTACTTACGAAACGCCAGATGGAAAAGCATCTGAAGAAAAAGTAGATTTTACATTACGTGATGCTGGTGGACGTGCAGTAGGCGAAGGTGTAGGCGAAACATATGATACAAGACAAGTGGTGATGTCTAATTCCGAATTAGAAAAGGGAACATATACTTTCAAAATAAAACACGCAATGCCAAAACAAGATCCTATAAATCCAGTCTTGGAAGTCGGTTTGGTAGTGGATAAAGTAAAGAAATAA